From one Populus alba chromosome 17, ASM523922v2, whole genome shotgun sequence genomic stretch:
- the LOC118049525 gene encoding NAC domain-containing protein 100, with translation MENNCAYSEEDEQMELPPGFRFHPTDEELITHYLSQKVLDNYFCARAIGEVDLNKCEPWDLPWRAKMGEKEWYFFCVIDRKYPTGLRTNRATDAGYWKATGKDKEIYRAKTLVGMKKTLVFYKGRAPRGEKTNWVMHEYRLEGKNPVYNPPKTAKNDWVICRVFEKSHGGKKTHISGLVRLSSYGNELKPSILPPLMDSSQHNNDKRTNIGDKSHVTCFSNPTEDQKPHETIADCFNISLGAPLSSSNMSPSSVLFSKPSPPNSLYSSQILPNIANFQYPDSVMMPEHSMLRILLENHGPGMNLNSKRELSEDTGLSTDMSSVVTNHELVHRSFEDPSSSAGPVDLDYLWNY, from the exons ATGGAAAACAATTGTGCGTATAGTGAGGAAGATGAGCAGATGGAATTGCCTCCGGGATTTAGATTCCATCCAACTGATGAAGAGCTCATAACTCACTACCTGTCTCAGAAGGTTCTTGACAACTACTTCTGTGCTAGAGCTATTGGCGAGGTCGATTTAAACAAGTGTGAGCCATGGGATTTGCCTT GGAGGGCTAAAATGGGTGAAAAGGAATGGTATTTCTTCTGTGTTATAGACCGGAAGTATCCCACCGGTTTAAGGACGAATAGGGCTACTGATGCTGGTTATTGGAAAGCCACAGGCAAAGACAAGGAAATTTACAGGGCTAAAACACTTGTTGGCATGAAGAAGACCTTGGTTTTCTACAAAGGGAGAGCCCCTAGAGGAGAAAAAACCAACTGGGTTATGCATGAGTATAGATTAGAGGGGAAAAACCCCGTCTATAATCCCCCTAAAACAGCAAAG AATGATTGGGTCATCTGTAGAGTTTTTGAGAAGAGTCATGGAGGAAAGAAAACACATATTTCAGGGTTGGTGAGGTTAAGCTCGTATGGAAATGAATTAAAGCCATCAATATTGCCTCCATTGATGGATTCTTCTCAACACAATAACGACAAGAGGACTAACATAGGTGATAAGTCTCACGTGACCTGCTTCTCCAATCCAACGGAGGACCAGAAACCCCATGAAACCATTGCTGATTGCTTTAACATTTCTCTTGGAGCTCCTTTGTCTTCTTCAAACATGTCCCCTTCCTCAGTTCTGTTTTCAAAACCCTCACCTCCAAACTCTTTATATTCCTCTCAAATTTTACCAAACATAGCAAATTTTCAATACCCAGATTCTGTTATGATGCCAGAACACTCCATGTTGAGGATATTGCTTGAAAACCATGGACCCGGCATGAACCTAAACTCAAAACGGGAGCTTTCAGAGGACACTGGCCTCAGCACTGATATGTCTTCAGTGGTAACCAACCATGAATTGGTTCATAGGTCCTTTGAGGATCCATCAAGCTCTGCCGGACCAGTTGATCTTGATTACCTTTGGAATTACTGA